One Brienomyrus brachyistius isolate T26 chromosome 24, BBRACH_0.4, whole genome shotgun sequence DNA segment encodes these proteins:
- the LOC125720094 gene encoding uncharacterized protein LOC125720094 isoform X12 codes for MSDRLLSIMSDRRLSIMSDRRLSIMSDRRLSIMSDRLLSIMSDRLLSMASDRLLSITSDRLLSMASDRLLSIVSDRLLSMASYRLLSITSDRLLSMASDRLLSMASDRLLSITSDRLLSMASDRLLSIVSDRLLSITSDRLLSMVSDRLLSIVSDRLLSMASDRLLSITSDRLLSMASDRLLSIVSARLLSITSDRLLSMASDRLLSIVSDRLLSITSDRLLSIVSDRLLSITSDRLLSMASDRLLSIVSDRLLSITSDRLLSMVSDRLLSIMSHRLLSMASDRLLSIVSDRLLSIVSDRLLSIVSDRLLSITSDRLLSMASDRLLSIVSDRLLSMASDRLLSIVSDRLLSMASDRLLSITSDCSVWLQTDCSVWLQTDCSVWLQTDCSVSCQTDCSVWLQTDCSVWFQTDCSVLCQTDGSVSRKA; via the exons ATGTCAGACAGACTGCTCAGTATCATGTCAGACAGACGGCTCAGTATCATGTCAGACAGACGGCTCAGTATCATGTCAGACAGACGGCTCAGTATCATGTCAGACAGACTGCTTAGTATCATGTCAGACAGACTGCTCAGTATGGCTTCAGACAGACTGCTTAGTATCAC ATCAGACAGACTGCTCAGTATGGCTTCAGACAGACTGCTCAGTATCGTGTCAGACAGACTGCTCAGTATGGCTTCATACAGACTGCTTAGTATCACATCAGACAGACTGCTCAGTATGGCTTCAGACAGACTACTCAGTATGGCTTCAGACAGACTGCTTAGTATCACATCAGACAGACTGCTCAGTATGGCTTCAGACAGACTACTCAGTATCGTGTCAGACAGACTGCTTAGTATCACGTCAGACAGACTGCTCAGTATGGTTTCAGACAGACTGCTCAGTATCGTGTCAGACAGACTGCTCAGTATGGCTTCAGACAGACTGCTTAGTATCACCTCAGACAGACTGCTCAGTATGGCTTCAGACAGACTACTCAGTATCGTGTCAGCCAGACTGCTTAGTATCACCTCAGACAGACTGCTCAGTATGGCTTCAGACAGACTACTCAGTATCGTGTCAGACAGACTGCTTAGTATCACCTCAGACAGACTGCTCAGTATCGTGTCAGACAGACTGCTTAGTATCACATCAGACAGACTGCTCAGTATGGCTTCAGACAGACTACTCAGTATCGTGTCAGACAGACTGCTTAGTATCACGTCAGACAGACTGCTCAGTATGGTTTCAGACAGACTGCTCAGTAtcatgtcacacagactgctcagTATGGCTTCAGACAGACTACTCAGTATCGTGTCAGACAGACTGCTCAGTATCGTGTCAGACAGACTGCTCAGTATCGTGTCAGACAGACTGCTTAGTATCACATCAGACAGACTGCTCAGTATGGCTTCAGACAGACTACTCAGTATCGTGTCAGACAGACTGCTTAGTATGGCTTCAGACAGACTGCTCAGTATCGTGTCAGACAGACTGCTCAGTATGGCTTCAGACAGACTGCTTAGTATCACCTCAGACTGCTCAGTATGGCTTCAGACAGACTGCTCAGTATGGCTTCAGACAGACTGCTCAGTATGGCTTCAGACAGACTGCTCAGTATCGTGTCAGACAGACTGCTCAGTATGGCTTCAGACAGACTGCTCAGTATGGTTTCAGACAGATTGCTCAGTATTGTGTCAGACAGACGGCTCAGTATCACGTAAAGCCTGA
- the LOC125720094 gene encoding uncharacterized protein LOC125720094 isoform X5, giving the protein MSDRLLSIMSDRRLSIMSDRRLSIMSDRRLSIMSDRLLSIMSDRLLSMASDRLLSITSDRPLSIVSDRLLSIVSHRRLSMASDRLLSIVSDRLLSMASYRLLSITSDRLLSMASDRLLSIVSDRLLSMASYRLLSITSDRLLSMASDRLLSMASDRLLSITSDRLLSMASDRLLSIVSDRLLSITSDRLLSIVSDRLLSMASDRLLSITSDRLLSMASDRLLSIVSHRRLSMASDRLLSIVSDRLLSMASYRLLSITSDRLLSMASDRLLSIVSDRLLSMASYRLLSITSDRLLSMASDRLLSMASDRLLSITSDRLLSMASDRLLSIVSDRLLSITSDRLLSMVSDRLLSIVSDRLLSMASDRLLSITSDRLLSMASDRLLSIVSDRLLSITSDRLLSMVSDRLLSIMSHRLLSMASDRLLSIVSDRLLSIVSDRLLSIVSDRLLSITSDRLLSMASDRLLSIVSDRLLSMASDRLLSIVSDRLLSMASDRLLSITSDCSVWLQTDCSVWLQTDCSVWLQTDCSVSCQTDCSVWLQTDCSVWFQTDCSVLCQTDGSVSRKA; this is encoded by the exons ATGTCAGACAGACTGCTCAGTATCATGTCAGACAGACGGCTCAGTATCATGTCAGACAGACGGCTCAGTATCATGTCAGACAGACGGCTCAGTATCATGTCAGACAGACTGCTTAGTATCATGTCAGACAGACTGCTCAGTATGGCTTCAGACAGACTGCTTAGTATCACCTCAGACAGACCGCTCAGTATCGTGTCAGACAGACTGCTCAGTATCGTGTCACACAGACGGCTCAGTATGGCTTCAGACAGACTGCTCAGTATCGTGTCAGACAGACTGCTCAGTATGGCTTCATACAGACTGCTTAGTATCACATCAGACAGACTGCTCAGTATGGCTTCAGACAGACTGCTCAGTATCGTGTCAGACAGACTGCTCAGTATGGCTTCATACAGACTGCTTAGTATCACATCAGACAGACTGCTCAGTATGGCTTCAGACAGACTACTCAGTATGGCTTCAGACAGACTGCTTAGTATCACATCAGACAGACTGCTCAGTATGGCTTCAGACAGACTACTCAGTATCGTGTCAGACAGACTGCTTAGTATCACGTCAGACAGACTGCTCAGTATCGTGTCAGACAGACTGCTCAGTATGGCTTCAGACAGACTGCTTAGTATCACCTCAGACAGACTGCTCAGTATGGCTTCAGACAGACTGCTCAGTATCGTGTCACACAGACGGCTCAGTATGGCTTCAGACAGACTGCTCAGTATCGTGTCAGACAGACTGCTCAGTATGGCTTCATACAGACTGCTTAGTATCACATCAGACAGACTGCTCAGTATGGCTTCAGACAGACTGCTCAGTATCGTGTCAGACAGACTGCTCAGTATGGCTTCATACAGACTGCTTAGTATCACATCAGACAGACTGCTCAGTATGGCTTCAGACAGACTACTCAGTATGGCTTCAGACAGACTGCTTAGTATCACATCAGACAGACTGCTCAGTATGGCTTCAGACAGACTACTCAGTATCGTGTCAGACAGACTGCTTAGTATCACGTCAGACAGACTGCTCAGTATGGTTTCAGACAGACTGCTCAGTATCGTGTCAGACAGACTGCTCAGTATGGCTTCAGACAGACTGCTTAGTATCAC ATCAGACAGACTGCTCAGTATGGCTTCAGACAGACTACTCAGTATCGTGTCAGACAGACTGCTTAGTATCACGTCAGACAGACTGCTCAGTATGGTTTCAGACAGACTGCTCAGTAtcatgtcacacagactgctcagTATGGCTTCAGACAGACTACTCAGTATCGTGTCAGACAGACTGCTCAGTATCGTGTCAGACAGACTGCTCAGTATCGTGTCAGACAGACTGCTTAGTATCACATCAGACAGACTGCTCAGTATGGCTTCAGACAGACTACTCAGTATCGTGTCAGACAGACTGCTTAGTATGGCTTCAGACAGACTGCTCAGTATCGTGTCAGACAGACTGCTCAGTATGGCTTCAGACAGACTGCTTAGTATCACCTCAGACTGCTCAGTATGGCTTCAGACAGACTGCTCAGTATGGCTTCAGACAGACTGCTCAGTATGGCTTCAGACAGACTGCTCAGTATCGTGTCAGACAGACTGCTCAGTATGGCTTCAGACAGACTGCTCAGTATGGTTTCAGACAGATTGCTCAGTATTGTGTCAGACAGACGGCTCAGTATCACGTAAAGCCTGA
- the LOC125720094 gene encoding uncharacterized protein LOC125720094 isoform X1: MSDRLLSIMSDRRLSIMSDRRLSIMSDRRLSIMSDRLLSIMSDRLLSMASDRLLSITSDRPLSIVSDRLLSIVSHRRLSMASDRLLSIVSDRLLSMASYRLLSITSDRLLSMASDRLLSIVSDRLLSMASYRLLSITSDRLLSMASDRLLSMASDRLLSITSDRLLSMASDRLLSIVSDRLLSITSDRLLSIVSDRLLSMASDRLLSITSDRLLSMASDRLLSIVSHRRLSMASDRLLSIVSDRLLSMASYRLLSITSDRLLSMASDRLLSIVSDRLLSMASYRLLSITSDRLLSMASDRLLSMASDRLLSITSDRLLSMASDRLLSIVSDRLLSITSDRLLSMVSDRLLSIVSDRLLSMASDRLLSITSDRLLSMASDRLLSIVSARLLSITSDRLLSMASDRLLSIVSDRLLSITSDRLLSMASDRLLSIVSDRLLSITSDRLLSMVSDRLLSIMSHRLLSMASDRLLSIVSDRLLSIVSDRLLSIVSDRLLSITSDRLLSMASDRLLSIVSDRLLSMASDRLLSIVSDRLLSMASDRLLSITSDCSVWLQTDCSVWLQTDCSVWLQTDCSVSCQTDCSVWLQTDCSVWFQTDCSVLCQTDGSVSRKA, translated from the exons ATGTCAGACAGACTGCTCAGTATCATGTCAGACAGACGGCTCAGTATCATGTCAGACAGACGGCTCAGTATCATGTCAGACAGACGGCTCAGTATCATGTCAGACAGACTGCTTAGTATCATGTCAGACAGACTGCTCAGTATGGCTTCAGACAGACTGCTTAGTATCACCTCAGACAGACCGCTCAGTATCGTGTCAGACAGACTGCTCAGTATCGTGTCACACAGACGGCTCAGTATGGCTTCAGACAGACTGCTCAGTATCGTGTCAGACAGACTGCTCAGTATGGCTTCATACAGACTGCTTAGTATCACATCAGACAGACTGCTCAGTATGGCTTCAGACAGACTGCTCAGTATCGTGTCAGACAGACTGCTCAGTATGGCTTCATACAGACTGCTTAGTATCACATCAGACAGACTGCTCAGTATGGCTTCAGACAGACTACTCAGTATGGCTTCAGACAGACTGCTTAGTATCACATCAGACAGACTGCTCAGTATGGCTTCAGACAGACTACTCAGTATCGTGTCAGACAGACTGCTTAGTATCACGTCAGACAGACTGCTCAGTATCGTGTCAGACAGACTGCTCAGTATGGCTTCAGACAGACTGCTTAGTATCACCTCAGACAGACTGCTCAGTATGGCTTCAGACAGACTGCTCAGTATCGTGTCACACAGACGGCTCAGTATGGCTTCAGACAGACTGCTCAGTATCGTGTCAGACAGACTGCTCAGTATGGCTTCATACAGACTGCTTAGTATCACATCAGACAGACTGCTCAGTATGGCTTCAGACAGACTGCTCAGTATCGTGTCAGACAGACTGCTCAGTATGGCTTCATACAGACTGCTTAGTATCACATCAGACAGACTGCTCAGTATGGCTTCAGACAGACTACTCAGTATGGCTTCAGACAGACTGCTTAGTATCACATCAGACAGACTGCTCAGTATGGCTTCAGACAGACTACTCAGTATCGTGTCAGACAGACTGCTTAGTATCACGTCAGACAGACTGCTCAGTATGGTTTCAGACAGACTGCTCAGTATCGTGTCAGACAGACTGCTCAGTATGGCTTCAGACAGACTGCTTAGTATCACCTCAGACAGACTGCTCAGTATGGCTTCAGACAGACTACTCAGTATCGTGTCAGCCAGACTGCTTAGTATCACCTCAGACAGACTGCTCAGTATGGCTTCAGACAGACTACTCAGTATCGTGTCAGACAGACTGCTTAGTATCAC ATCAGACAGACTGCTCAGTATGGCTTCAGACAGACTACTCAGTATCGTGTCAGACAGACTGCTTAGTATCACGTCAGACAGACTGCTCAGTATGGTTTCAGACAGACTGCTCAGTAtcatgtcacacagactgctcagTATGGCTTCAGACAGACTACTCAGTATCGTGTCAGACAGACTGCTCAGTATCGTGTCAGACAGACTGCTCAGTATCGTGTCAGACAGACTGCTTAGTATCACATCAGACAGACTGCTCAGTATGGCTTCAGACAGACTACTCAGTATCGTGTCAGACAGACTGCTTAGTATGGCTTCAGACAGACTGCTCAGTATCGTGTCAGACAGACTGCTCAGTATGGCTTCAGACAGACTGCTTAGTATCACCTCAGACTGCTCAGTATGGCTTCAGACAGACTGCTCAGTATGGCTTCAGACAGACTGCTCAGTATGGCTTCAGACAGACTGCTCAGTATCGTGTCAGACAGACTGCTCAGTATGGCTTCAGACAGACTGCTCAGTATGGTTTCAGACAGATTGCTCAGTATTGTGTCAGACAGACGGCTCAGTATCACGTAAAGCCTGA
- the LOC125720094 gene encoding uncharacterized protein LOC125720094 isoform X6 has translation MSDRLLSIMSDRRLSIMSDRRLSIMSDRRLSIMSDRLLSIMSDRLLSMASDRLLSITSDRLLSMASDRLLSMASDRLLSITSDRLLSMASDRLLSIVSDRLLSITSDRLLSIVSDRLLSMASDRLLSITSDRLLSMASDRLLSIVSHRRLSMASDRLLSIVSDRLLSMASYRLLSITSDRLLSMASDRLLSIVSDRLLSMASYRLLSITSDRLLSMASDRLLSMASDRLLSITSDRLLSMASDRLLSIVSDRLLSITSDRLLSMVSDRLLSIVSDRLLSMASDRLLSITSDRLLSMASDRLLSIVSARLLSITSDRLLSMASDRLLSIVSDRLLSITSDRLLSIVSDRLLSITSDRLLSMASDRLLSIVSDRLLSITSDRLLSMVSDRLLSIMSHRLLSMASDRLLSIVSDRLLSIVSDRLLSIVSDRLLSITSDRLLSMASDRLLSIVSDRLLSMASDRLLSIVSDRLLSMASDRLLSITSDCSVWLQTDCSVWLQTDCSVWLQTDCSVSCQTDCSVWLQTDCSVWFQTDCSVLCQTDGSVSRKA, from the exons ATGTCAGACAGACTGCTCAGTATCATGTCAGACAGACGGCTCAGTATCATGTCAGACAGACGGCTCAGTATCATGTCAGACAGACGGCTCAGTATCATGTCAGACAGACTGCTTAGTATCATGTCAGACAGACTGCTCAGTATGGCTTCAGACAGACTGCTTAGTATCAC ATCAGACAGACTGCTCAGTATGGCTTCAGACAGACTACTCAGTATGGCTTCAGACAGACTGCTTAGTATCACATCAGACAGACTGCTCAGTATGGCTTCAGACAGACTACTCAGTATCGTGTCAGACAGACTGCTTAGTATCACGTCAGACAGACTGCTCAGTATCGTGTCAGACAGACTGCTCAGTATGGCTTCAGACAGACTGCTTAGTATCACCTCAGACAGACTGCTCAGTATGGCTTCAGACAGACTGCTCAGTATCGTGTCACACAGACGGCTCAGTATGGCTTCAGACAGACTGCTCAGTATCGTGTCAGACAGACTGCTCAGTATGGCTTCATACAGACTGCTTAGTATCACATCAGACAGACTGCTCAGTATGGCTTCAGACAGACTGCTCAGTATCGTGTCAGACAGACTGCTCAGTATGGCTTCATACAGACTGCTTAGTATCACATCAGACAGACTGCTCAGTATGGCTTCAGACAGACTACTCAGTATGGCTTCAGACAGACTGCTTAGTATCACATCAGACAGACTGCTCAGTATGGCTTCAGACAGACTACTCAGTATCGTGTCAGACAGACTGCTTAGTATCACGTCAGACAGACTGCTCAGTATGGTTTCAGACAGACTGCTCAGTATCGTGTCAGACAGACTGCTCAGTATGGCTTCAGACAGACTGCTTAGTATCACCTCAGACAGACTGCTCAGTATGGCTTCAGACAGACTACTCAGTATCGTGTCAGCCAGACTGCTTAGTATCACCTCAGACAGACTGCTCAGTATGGCTTCAGACAGACTACTCAGTATCGTGTCAGACAGACTGCTTAGTATCACCTCAGACAGACTGCTCAGTATCGTGTCAGACAGACTGCTTAGTATCACATCAGACAGACTGCTCAGTATGGCTTCAGACAGACTACTCAGTATCGTGTCAGACAGACTGCTTAGTATCACGTCAGACAGACTGCTCAGTATGGTTTCAGACAGACTGCTCAGTAtcatgtcacacagactgctcagTATGGCTTCAGACAGACTACTCAGTATCGTGTCAGACAGACTGCTCAGTATCGTGTCAGACAGACTGCTCAGTATCGTGTCAGACAGACTGCTTAGTATCACATCAGACAGACTGCTCAGTATGGCTTCAGACAGACTACTCAGTATCGTGTCAGACAGACTGCTTAGTATGGCTTCAGACAGACTGCTCAGTATCGTGTCAGACAGACTGCTCAGTATGGCTTCAGACAGACTGCTTAGTATCACCTCAGACTGCTCAGTATGGCTTCAGACAGACTGCTCAGTATGGCTTCAGACAGACTGCTCAGTATGGCTTCAGACAGACTGCTCAGTATCGTGTCAGACAGACTGCTCAGTATGGCTTCAGACAGACTGCTCAGTATGGTTTCAGACAGATTGCTCAGTATTGTGTCAGACAGACGGCTCAGTATCACGTAAAGCCTGA
- the LOC125720094 gene encoding uncharacterized protein LOC125720094 isoform X2, giving the protein MSDRLLSIMSDRRLSIMSDRRLSIMSDRRLSIMSDRLLSIMSDRLLSMASDRLLSITSDRPLSIVSDRLLSIVSHRRLSMASDRLLSIVSDRLLSMASYRLLSITSDRLLSMASDRLLSIVSDRLLSMASYRLLSITSDRLLSMASDRLLSMASDRLLSITSDRLLSMASDRLLSIVSDRLLSITSDRLLSIVSDRLLSMASDRLLSITSDRLLSMASDRLLSIVSHRRLSMASDRLLSIVSDRLLSMASYRLLSITSDRLLSMASDRLLSIVSDRLLSMASYRLLSITSDRLLSMASDRLLSMASDRLLSITSDRLLSMASDRLLSIVSDRLLSITSDRLLSMVSDRLLSIVSDRLLSMASDRLLSITSDRLLSMASDRLLSIVSDRLLSITSDRLLSIVSDRLLSITSDRLLSMASDRLLSIVSDRLLSITSDRLLSMVSDRLLSIMSHRLLSMASDRLLSIVSDRLLSIVSDRLLSIVSDRLLSITSDRLLSMASDRLLSIVSDRLLSMASDRLLSIVSDRLLSMASDRLLSITSDCSVWLQTDCSVWLQTDCSVWLQTDCSVSCQTDCSVWLQTDCSVWFQTDCSVLCQTDGSVSRKA; this is encoded by the exons ATGTCAGACAGACTGCTCAGTATCATGTCAGACAGACGGCTCAGTATCATGTCAGACAGACGGCTCAGTATCATGTCAGACAGACGGCTCAGTATCATGTCAGACAGACTGCTTAGTATCATGTCAGACAGACTGCTCAGTATGGCTTCAGACAGACTGCTTAGTATCACCTCAGACAGACCGCTCAGTATCGTGTCAGACAGACTGCTCAGTATCGTGTCACACAGACGGCTCAGTATGGCTTCAGACAGACTGCTCAGTATCGTGTCAGACAGACTGCTCAGTATGGCTTCATACAGACTGCTTAGTATCACATCAGACAGACTGCTCAGTATGGCTTCAGACAGACTGCTCAGTATCGTGTCAGACAGACTGCTCAGTATGGCTTCATACAGACTGCTTAGTATCACATCAGACAGACTGCTCAGTATGGCTTCAGACAGACTACTCAGTATGGCTTCAGACAGACTGCTTAGTATCACATCAGACAGACTGCTCAGTATGGCTTCAGACAGACTACTCAGTATCGTGTCAGACAGACTGCTTAGTATCACGTCAGACAGACTGCTCAGTATCGTGTCAGACAGACTGCTCAGTATGGCTTCAGACAGACTGCTTAGTATCACCTCAGACAGACTGCTCAGTATGGCTTCAGACAGACTGCTCAGTATCGTGTCACACAGACGGCTCAGTATGGCTTCAGACAGACTGCTCAGTATCGTGTCAGACAGACTGCTCAGTATGGCTTCATACAGACTGCTTAGTATCACATCAGACAGACTGCTCAGTATGGCTTCAGACAGACTGCTCAGTATCGTGTCAGACAGACTGCTCAGTATGGCTTCATACAGACTGCTTAGTATCACATCAGACAGACTGCTCAGTATGGCTTCAGACAGACTACTCAGTATGGCTTCAGACAGACTGCTTAGTATCACATCAGACAGACTGCTCAGTATGGCTTCAGACAGACTACTCAGTATCGTGTCAGACAGACTGCTTAGTATCACGTCAGACAGACTGCTCAGTATGGTTTCAGACAGACTGCTCAGTATCGTGTCAGACAGACTGCTCAGTATGGCTTCAGACAGACTGCTTAGTATCAC CTCAGACAGACTGCTCAGTATGGCTTCAGACAGACTACTCAGTATCGTGTCAGACAGACTGCTTAGTATCACCTCAGACAGACTGCTCAGTATCGTGTCAGACAGACTGCTTAGTATCACATCAGACAGACTGCTCAGTATGGCTTCAGACAGACTACTCAGTATCGTGTCAGACAGACTGCTTAGTATCACGTCAGACAGACTGCTCAGTATGGTTTCAGACAGACTGCTCAGTAtcatgtcacacagactgctcagTATGGCTTCAGACAGACTACTCAGTATCGTGTCAGACAGACTGCTCAGTATCGTGTCAGACAGACTGCTCAGTATCGTGTCAGACAGACTGCTTAGTATCACATCAGACAGACTGCTCAGTATGGCTTCAGACAGACTACTCAGTATCGTGTCAGACAGACTGCTTAGTATGGCTTCAGACAGACTGCTCAGTATCGTGTCAGACAGACTGCTCAGTATGGCTTCAGACAGACTGCTTAGTATCACCTCAGACTGCTCAGTATGGCTTCAGACAGACTGCTCAGTATGGCTTCAGACAGACTGCTCAGTATGGCTTCAGACAGACTGCTCAGTATCGTGTCAGACAGACTGCTCAGTATGGCTTCAGACAGACTGCTCAGTATGGTTTCAGACAGATTGCTCAGTATTGTGTCAGACAGACGGCTCAGTATCACGTAAAGCCTGA
- the LOC125720094 gene encoding uncharacterized protein LOC125720094 isoform X9 has protein sequence MSDRLLSIMSDRRLSIMSDRRLSIMSDRRLSIMSDRLLSIMSDRLLSMASDRLLSITSDRLLSIVSDRLLSMASDRLLSITSDRLLSMASDRLLSIVSHRRLSMASDRLLSIVSDRLLSMASYRLLSITSDRLLSMASDRLLSIVSDRLLSMASYRLLSITSDRLLSMASDRLLSMASDRLLSITSDRLLSMASDRLLSIVSDRLLSITSDRLLSMVSDRLLSIVSDRLLSMASDRLLSITSDRLLSMASDRLLSIVSARLLSITSDRLLSMASDRLLSIVSDRLLSITSDRLLSIVSDRLLSITSDRLLSMASDRLLSIVSDRLLSITSDRLLSMVSDRLLSIMSHRLLSMASDRLLSIVSDRLLSIVSDRLLSIVSDRLLSITSDRLLSMASDRLLSIVSDRLLSMASDRLLSIVSDRLLSMASDRLLSITSDCSVWLQTDCSVWLQTDCSVWLQTDCSVSCQTDCSVWLQTDCSVWFQTDCSVLCQTDGSVSRKA, from the exons ATGTCAGACAGACTGCTCAGTATCATGTCAGACAGACGGCTCAGTATCATGTCAGACAGACGGCTCAGTATCATGTCAGACAGACGGCTCAGTATCATGTCAGACAGACTGCTTAGTATCATGTCAGACAGACTGCTCAGTATGGCTTCAGACAGACTGCTTAGTATCAC GTCAGACAGACTGCTCAGTATCGTGTCAGACAGACTGCTCAGTATGGCTTCAGACAGACTGCTTAGTATCACCTCAGACAGACTGCTCAGTATGGCTTCAGACAGACTGCTCAGTATCGTGTCACACAGACGGCTCAGTATGGCTTCAGACAGACTGCTCAGTATCGTGTCAGACAGACTGCTCAGTATGGCTTCATACAGACTGCTTAGTATCACATCAGACAGACTGCTCAGTATGGCTTCAGACAGACTGCTCAGTATCGTGTCAGACAGACTGCTCAGTATGGCTTCATACAGACTGCTTAGTATCACATCAGACAGACTGCTCAGTATGGCTTCAGACAGACTACTCAGTATGGCTTCAGACAGACTGCTTAGTATCACATCAGACAGACTGCTCAGTATGGCTTCAGACAGACTACTCAGTATCGTGTCAGACAGACTGCTTAGTATCACGTCAGACAGACTGCTCAGTATGGTTTCAGACAGACTGCTCAGTATCGTGTCAGACAGACTGCTCAGTATGGCTTCAGACAGACTGCTTAGTATCACCTCAGACAGACTGCTCAGTATGGCTTCAGACAGACTACTCAGTATCGTGTCAGCCAGACTGCTTAGTATCACCTCAGACAGACTGCTCAGTATGGCTTCAGACAGACTACTCAGTATCGTGTCAGACAGACTGCTTAGTATCACCTCAGACAGACTGCTCAGTATCGTGTCAGACAGACTGCTTAGTATCACATCAGACAGACTGCTCAGTATGGCTTCAGACAGACTACTCAGTATCGTGTCAGACAGACTGCTTAGTATCACGTCAGACAGACTGCTCAGTATGGTTTCAGACAGACTGCTCAGTAtcatgtcacacagactgctcagTATGGCTTCAGACAGACTACTCAGTATCGTGTCAGACAGACTGCTCAGTATCGTGTCAGACAGACTGCTCAGTATCGTGTCAGACAGACTGCTTAGTATCACATCAGACAGACTGCTCAGTATGGCTTCAGACAGACTACTCAGTATCGTGTCAGACAGACTGCTTAGTATGGCTTCAGACAGACTGCTCAGTATCGTGTCAGACAGACTGCTCAGTATGGCTTCAGACAGACTGCTTAGTATCACCTCAGACTGCTCAGTATGGCTTCAGACAGACTGCTCAGTATGGCTTCAGACAGACTGCTCAGTATGGCTTCAGACAGACTGCTCAGTATCGTGTCAGACAGACTGCTCAGTATGGCTTCAGACAGACTGCTCAGTATGGTTTCAGACAGATTGCTCAGTATTGTGTCAGACAGACGGCTCAGTATCACGTAAAGCCTGA